A stretch of Amycolatopsis tolypomycina DNA encodes these proteins:
- a CDS encoding GNAT family N-acetyltransferase, protein MHSDVIATEHATRLAAVDPLLPGSTPFEAAENAVVLEVATGDSAASGLASRVQVDRDAPNAPWRALTEHRLDLQLAGPQPAAVLDALLTRWDEHLRAVAERGDTETAAIVPRASRDAAGAREMLHHGFAPLRVIAVRPAQRHVPATPLGTPGVKIRRAAPDDLETAVALGMELHSYDAQYGTVNWRTGVEEILAKDLAEQLKRPEPPLWIAELYGRPLGMVSVQHPGETGWISGRVAASRVGYLSSLAVAEAARSSGVGTALATHAHHVLDEEGADVVLLHHAAANPLSTPFWYAQGYRPLWTYWQRRPAVR, encoded by the coding sequence ATGCACAGCGATGTGATTGCCACCGAGCACGCGACGCGGCTCGCGGCGGTGGATCCCCTGCTCCCCGGATCAACTCCCTTCGAGGCGGCGGAAAACGCCGTGGTGCTGGAAGTCGCGACGGGCGACTCCGCGGCGTCCGGACTGGCTTCCCGCGTCCAGGTCGACCGCGACGCCCCGAACGCGCCGTGGCGGGCGCTGACCGAGCACCGGCTCGACCTCCAGCTGGCCGGCCCGCAGCCTGCGGCCGTCCTGGACGCCCTCCTCACCCGATGGGATGAACATCTCCGCGCGGTCGCCGAGCGCGGCGACACGGAGACGGCGGCGATCGTCCCGCGCGCGAGCCGCGACGCCGCCGGCGCCCGCGAAATGCTGCACCACGGCTTCGCGCCACTGCGGGTCATCGCGGTCCGGCCCGCGCAGCGGCACGTCCCGGCGACCCCGCTCGGCACCCCCGGCGTCAAGATCCGCCGCGCCGCGCCCGACGACCTCGAGACCGCGGTGGCGCTCGGCATGGAGCTGCACTCCTACGACGCCCAGTACGGCACGGTGAACTGGCGCACCGGGGTCGAGGAGATCCTGGCCAAGGACCTCGCGGAGCAGCTGAAGCGGCCGGAACCGCCGCTGTGGATCGCCGAGCTGTACGGCCGCCCGCTCGGCATGGTGAGCGTCCAGCACCCGGGTGAGACCGGCTGGATCAGCGGCCGCGTCGCCGCGTCCCGCGTCGGCTACCTGTCGTCGCTGGCGGTCGCGGAGGCCGCGCGGTCGTCCGGCGTCGGCACCGCGCTGGCGACGCACGCCCACCACGTCCTCGACGAGGAAGGCGCCGACGTCGTCCTGCTGCACCACGCCGCGGCGAACCCGCTGTCGACGCCGTTCTGGTACGCGCAGGGGTACCGCCCGCTGTGGACGTACTGGCAGCGTCGACCGGCTGTTCGGTGA
- the secE gene encoding preprotein translocase subunit SecE, producing the protein MVVSDSDASGGEQEQGGAGQKPESQSRPVTAAARRERRATARPAGKSAARADDKTRPAGKSGEKTAPDAKGAPTPKRDQKPKKASVFARLVRFVREVWAELRKVIWPNRKQMVTYTAVVLVFVVFMVALVSGLDLLFKWGIGHIFG; encoded by the coding sequence GTGGTCGTGAGCGACAGCGACGCCAGCGGCGGCGAGCAGGAGCAGGGCGGCGCCGGGCAGAAGCCCGAGAGCCAGTCCCGTCCCGTCACAGCCGCTGCCCGGCGTGAGCGCCGTGCGACCGCTCGTCCGGCGGGGAAGTCCGCGGCACGTGCGGACGACAAGACCCGCCCGGCCGGGAAGTCGGGGGAGAAGACCGCCCCCGACGCGAAGGGCGCTCCGACTCCGAAGCGGGACCAGAAGCCGAAGAAGGCTTCCGTGTTCGCGCGGCTGGTGCGCTTCGTCCGCGAGGTCTGGGCGGAACTGCGCAAGGTCATCTGGCCCAACCGGAAGCAGATGGTCACCTACACCGCGGTCGTGCTGGTCTTCGTGGTGTTCATGGTGGCTCTGGTGAGTGGCCTGGACCTCCTGTTCAAGTGGGGCATCGGCCACATCTTCGGCTGA
- a CDS encoding SGNH/GDSL hydrolase family protein, whose product MAKKSGGGGCLVLVLVVGLLAFGYYKWQHGSSSAPPDGADTGGGSGRYVALGDSYTSSPRTGRQAGTPAGCDRSDDNYPHLVSAKLKPAQFADVSCSGATTANLTGSQKTGNGTNPPQLDAVTAETTLVTVGIGGNDAGFFSYASSCATTDQNASPCRDRLTAGGRDQLAERIDATAPKIGAILDRIHKQAPKAKVVVVGYPTVLPDGAGCWPSLPFGAGDIEYFRGALGKLNKMLEDQADAHRAGYADTATPGKGHDVCSASDKRWVEGLLPASPAAPLHPNARGEQGMADAVLAVLKLP is encoded by the coding sequence GTGGCGAAGAAGAGCGGTGGCGGCGGCTGCCTGGTGCTGGTGCTCGTGGTCGGGCTGCTGGCCTTCGGGTACTACAAGTGGCAGCACGGCTCGTCGTCGGCGCCCCCGGACGGCGCGGACACCGGCGGCGGCAGCGGCCGCTACGTCGCACTCGGGGATTCGTACACGTCTTCGCCGCGCACCGGCCGCCAGGCGGGCACCCCGGCCGGCTGCGACCGCTCGGACGACAACTACCCGCACCTGGTCTCGGCGAAGCTGAAGCCGGCGCAGTTCGCCGACGTCAGCTGCAGCGGCGCGACGACGGCCAACCTGACCGGGTCGCAGAAGACGGGCAACGGCACGAACCCGCCCCAGCTGGACGCGGTGACGGCGGAGACGACGCTGGTGACGGTGGGCATCGGCGGCAACGACGCCGGGTTCTTCTCGTACGCCTCGAGCTGCGCGACGACCGACCAGAACGCGTCACCGTGCCGCGACCGCCTGACGGCGGGCGGCCGCGACCAGCTGGCCGAGCGCATCGACGCGACGGCCCCGAAGATCGGCGCGATCCTCGACCGCATCCACAAGCAGGCCCCGAAGGCCAAGGTGGTGGTGGTCGGCTACCCGACGGTGCTCCCCGACGGCGCCGGCTGCTGGCCGTCACTGCCGTTCGGCGCGGGCGACATCGAGTACTTCCGCGGCGCGCTGGGCAAGCTGAACAAGATGCTGGAGGACCAGGCGGACGCCCACCGGGCGGGCTACGCGGACACGGCCACCCCCGGCAAGGGCCACGACGTGTGTTCGGCGTCGGACAAGCGCTGGGTGGAGGGCCTGCTGCCCGCCTCGCCGGCCGCCCCGCTCCACCCGAACGCCCGGGGAGAGCAGGGCATGGCCGACGCGGTCCTGGCGGTGCTGAAGCTGCCGTAA
- the rpmG gene encoding 50S ribosomal protein L33, with product MAATDVRPKITLACEECKHRNYITKKNRRNNPDRLEMKKFCPNCGTHRTHKETR from the coding sequence GTGGCTGCCACCGACGTGCGACCCAAGATCACGCTGGCGTGCGAAGAGTGCAAGCACCGCAACTACATCACCAAGAAGAACCGGCGCAACAACCCGGATCGCCTGGAGATGAAGAAGTTCTGCCCGAACTGCGGTACGCACCGGACGCACAAGGAAACCCGCTGA
- a CDS encoding MaoC family dehydratase — protein sequence MNTGDELPALEVRITREQLVRYAGAALDFNPIHWNETFAKDVGLPDVIAHGMLTMAVAGRVVTDWLGDPARLVDFSARFTRPVVVPNTAEGAVVEITGKVADVKDDGIARIDLVVKFDGKTVLGKPQALVRR from the coding sequence GTGAACACCGGCGACGAGTTGCCTGCCCTCGAGGTTCGGATCACCCGCGAGCAGCTGGTGCGCTACGCCGGGGCGGCGCTGGACTTCAACCCGATCCACTGGAACGAGACGTTCGCGAAGGACGTCGGCCTGCCGGACGTGATCGCCCACGGGATGCTGACGATGGCGGTGGCGGGCCGGGTGGTCACGGACTGGCTGGGTGACCCGGCCCGGCTGGTCGACTTCAGCGCCCGGTTCACGCGGCCGGTCGTGGTCCCGAACACGGCCGAGGGCGCGGTGGTGGAGATCACCGGCAAGGTCGCGGACGTGAAGGACGACGGGATCGCGCGGATCGACCTCGTGGTGAAGTTCGACGGGAAGACCGTGCTGGGGAAGCCGCAGGCCCTCGTCCGCCGCTGA
- a CDS encoding MaoC family dehydratase N-terminal domain-containing protein, translating into MPLDQSFTGRTYPPQTSYEVSREKIREFADAIGDANPVYRDPEAAREAGHPDVIAPPTFLTIINLASINAIVADPELGLDYARMVHGDQGFTYTRPVYAGDVLEVTTHIDGIMARAGNDFINLRADITDAAGQKVCTTRAQLVVRGENA; encoded by the coding sequence GTGCCCTTGGACCAGTCGTTCACCGGGCGGACTTATCCGCCGCAGACCAGTTACGAAGTGAGCCGGGAGAAGATCCGGGAGTTCGCCGACGCGATCGGCGACGCGAACCCGGTCTACCGCGACCCGGAGGCGGCCCGCGAGGCCGGTCACCCCGACGTGATCGCCCCGCCGACGTTCCTCACGATCATCAACCTCGCCTCGATCAACGCGATCGTCGCCGACCCCGAGCTCGGCCTCGACTACGCGCGGATGGTCCACGGCGACCAGGGCTTCACCTACACGCGCCCGGTGTACGCCGGCGACGTGCTCGAGGTGACCACCCACATCGACGGCATCATGGCCCGCGCCGGCAACGACTTCATCAACCTGCGCGCGGACATCACCGACGCGGCCGGCCAGAAGGTCTGCACCACCCGCGCGCAGCTGGTCGTCCGAGGGGAGAACGCGTGA
- a CDS encoding SAM-dependent methyltransferase — translation MTDQRDSAPRAPEGVDTEKPSAARIYDWYLGGTQNWAVDREFGRRMEQQWPLVRPGSKQNREFMNRAVRAALRAGIRQFIDLGSGVPTAGNVHEVVEAELPDDHDAKVVYVDYEPVAVAHATLILEEGMATDWAGIVQADMRDAKSVLRAPETRRLIDFSQPVCLIMAAVLHFVGPDDDPEGLLATYRDALAPGSWLAISQMSEGDGKGEMLDGLRWFVEQYRKTSNPVWLRNREEIQPLFGDWELLEPGIVHLPDWRPDRKINALEAEARPFAWCAVGVKPGR, via the coding sequence GTGACCGACCAGCGGGATTCCGCGCCGAGAGCGCCCGAAGGCGTCGACACCGAGAAGCCGTCCGCGGCCCGGATCTACGACTGGTACCTGGGCGGTACCCAGAACTGGGCCGTGGACCGCGAGTTCGGCAGGCGCATGGAGCAGCAGTGGCCGCTGGTGCGCCCCGGGTCGAAGCAGAACCGCGAGTTCATGAACCGCGCGGTGCGCGCGGCGCTACGGGCCGGCATCCGGCAGTTCATCGACCTCGGCTCGGGCGTGCCGACGGCGGGGAACGTGCACGAGGTCGTCGAGGCGGAGCTGCCCGACGACCACGACGCGAAGGTCGTGTACGTCGACTACGAGCCGGTCGCGGTCGCGCACGCGACGCTGATCCTCGAAGAGGGCATGGCGACCGACTGGGCGGGCATCGTCCAGGCCGACATGCGCGACGCGAAGTCGGTGCTGCGCGCGCCGGAAACACGGCGGCTCATCGACTTCTCGCAGCCGGTCTGCCTGATCATGGCGGCGGTGCTGCACTTCGTCGGCCCGGACGACGACCCGGAGGGGCTGCTGGCGACCTACCGCGACGCGCTCGCGCCGGGCAGCTGGCTGGCGATCTCGCAGATGAGCGAAGGCGACGGCAAGGGCGAAATGCTCGACGGGCTGCGCTGGTTCGTCGAGCAGTACCGGAAGACGAGCAACCCGGTCTGGTTGCGCAACCGCGAAGAAATCCAGCCGCTCTTCGGTGACTGGGAGCTGCTGGAGCCGGGCATCGTGCACCTGCCGGACTGGCGGCCGGACCGGAAGATCAACGCGCTCGAGGCGGAGGCCCGCCCGTTCGCGTGGTGCGCCGTCGGGGTGAAACCAGGCCGCTGA
- a CDS encoding putative bifunctional diguanylate cyclase/phosphodiesterase, producing MPDTNAHGDAVAQAQPGPGAASGTPPVSAEARTDERRFRVYTFAVLSLGLAAAFAVGSWLPFHWDDRLLWIGPVLAVAFLLAEQLGINVDVRSGISWTISFTEIPLVIGFFIAPFEVVLAAHLIAGIGTLLARKVAGRVLYNAGAFLLEITGAFAVAGLVKHAVGAGDKIPWVAALAGTLTAPLVSTLLALAAVRVLRRRMRVSTAVRLTGRILVVGFVNASVGLSGYLVISTTPQAWPLVLAVFLGLTALYWAYSDLLREQRDMEALSDVSLMVARSGQQAAARPASRADELVGGVDVREWATIAERIKDQLAAGRVVLRLRLEPKDTMRVVVAGDDLPPADPAADDPLLRLPGAHVRHFRITEANPDVRAALLDRGAQEALVVPLRSANRLLGVVEAHDRLSRWRGFGKYDVQLLGTMASHLATSLDNRRLLATLRHDAYHDPLTGHLNRPGFRQVAKEPLRDFANAVVLRIDLDVFSTVSDALGYAWADRMVVAAGRRIRDALGPDVPLARLEGASFAALLVGCPPEDAHHAAERLREELSAPYPVDRLSVEANAMIGYATTSADEPGDVVDIEGLLQRADVAVRATKGGEEVRGYVPSMGQIFLRRFQMVTQFRQSLEDGQVSVHYQPKITLPNRQVQGVEALVRWVHPEFGRLGPDEFVPAIEAAGLIGVLTGFVLGEALKRCRKWLDEGLRISVAVNLSVRNLADEDFPNKVARELEHYGIPPELLTFELTESGVMSDPQKALPILRELHSLGITLAVDDFGTGYSSLAYLRQLPVDQVKIDKSFVLGMGTDLGDLAVVRSIVELGHSLGLTVVAEGVEEDVARDQLEAMGCDVAQGYLISRPLPEDRLEAWLQARTARSPGRHSETVLTLLT from the coding sequence ATGCCGGACACCAACGCCCACGGCGACGCCGTCGCGCAGGCGCAGCCCGGGCCGGGAGCCGCTTCCGGGACACCCCCCGTCTCCGCCGAAGCCCGCACCGACGAACGCCGGTTCCGCGTCTACACCTTCGCCGTGCTGAGCCTCGGGCTCGCCGCCGCGTTCGCGGTCGGTTCGTGGCTGCCGTTCCACTGGGACGACCGGCTGCTGTGGATCGGGCCCGTGCTCGCGGTCGCCTTCCTGCTCGCCGAACAGCTCGGCATCAACGTCGACGTCCGCAGCGGCATCTCGTGGACGATCTCGTTCACCGAAATCCCGCTCGTCATCGGGTTCTTCATCGCGCCGTTCGAGGTCGTGCTGGCCGCGCACCTGATCGCCGGCATCGGCACGCTGCTCGCGCGCAAGGTCGCCGGCCGCGTCCTCTACAACGCGGGCGCGTTCCTGCTCGAGATCACCGGCGCCTTCGCGGTCGCCGGGCTGGTGAAGCACGCCGTCGGGGCGGGCGACAAGATCCCGTGGGTCGCGGCACTGGCGGGCACGCTGACCGCGCCGCTGGTGAGCACGCTGCTCGCGCTGGCCGCGGTGCGCGTGCTGCGGCGCCGCATGCGGGTCAGCACCGCCGTCCGGCTCACCGGGCGGATCCTGGTCGTCGGCTTCGTCAACGCGTCCGTCGGCCTCTCCGGCTACCTCGTCATCTCCACCACGCCCCAGGCCTGGCCGCTGGTGCTCGCCGTCTTCCTCGGCCTCACCGCGCTGTACTGGGCGTACTCCGACCTGCTGCGCGAGCAGCGGGACATGGAAGCGCTCTCGGACGTCAGCCTGATGGTGGCCCGCTCGGGCCAGCAGGCCGCGGCGCGCCCGGCCAGCCGCGCCGACGAGCTCGTCGGCGGCGTCGACGTCCGCGAATGGGCGACGATCGCCGAGCGCATCAAGGACCAGCTCGCCGCCGGCCGCGTCGTGCTGCGCCTGCGGCTCGAACCGAAGGACACCATGCGGGTCGTCGTCGCGGGCGACGACTTGCCGCCCGCGGACCCGGCCGCCGACGACCCGCTGCTGCGGCTGCCCGGCGCGCACGTCCGGCACTTCCGGATCACCGAGGCCAACCCCGACGTCCGCGCGGCGCTGCTCGACCGCGGTGCGCAAGAGGCGCTCGTCGTCCCGCTGCGCAGCGCGAACCGGCTGCTCGGCGTCGTCGAGGCGCACGACCGGCTGTCCCGCTGGCGCGGCTTCGGCAAGTACGACGTCCAGCTGCTCGGCACGATGGCCAGCCACCTCGCGACGTCGCTGGACAACCGGCGGCTGCTGGCGACGCTGCGCCACGACGCCTACCACGACCCGCTGACCGGGCACCTCAACCGGCCGGGCTTCCGGCAGGTGGCGAAGGAGCCGCTGCGGGACTTCGCCAACGCCGTGGTGCTGCGGATCGACCTCGACGTCTTCTCGACGGTGAGCGACGCGCTCGGCTACGCGTGGGCCGACCGGATGGTGGTCGCGGCCGGCCGCCGCATCCGCGACGCGCTCGGCCCCGACGTCCCGCTCGCCCGGCTCGAAGGCGCGTCCTTCGCGGCGCTGCTCGTCGGCTGCCCGCCCGAGGACGCCCACCACGCGGCGGAACGGCTGCGCGAAGAGCTGTCGGCGCCCTACCCGGTCGACCGGCTCTCGGTCGAGGCGAACGCGATGATCGGCTACGCGACGACGTCCGCGGACGAACCCGGCGACGTCGTCGACATCGAAGGCCTGCTGCAGCGCGCGGACGTGGCCGTCCGCGCGACGAAGGGTGGCGAAGAGGTCCGCGGCTACGTGCCGAGCATGGGCCAGATCTTCCTGCGCCGCTTCCAGATGGTGACGCAGTTCCGGCAGTCGCTGGAGGACGGCCAGGTCAGCGTCCACTACCAGCCGAAGATCACCCTGCCGAACCGGCAGGTACAGGGCGTCGAGGCGCTGGTCCGCTGGGTGCACCCGGAGTTCGGCAGGCTCGGCCCGGACGAGTTCGTCCCGGCCATCGAGGCGGCCGGCCTGATCGGCGTCCTGACCGGTTTCGTGCTCGGCGAGGCGCTCAAGCGCTGCCGCAAGTGGCTCGACGAGGGCCTGCGGATCTCGGTGGCGGTCAACCTGTCGGTGCGCAACCTGGCCGACGAGGACTTCCCGAACAAGGTCGCCCGCGAGCTGGAGCACTACGGCATCCCGCCGGAGCTGCTGACGTTCGAGCTGACCGAGTCCGGCGTGATGTCCGACCCGCAGAAGGCGCTGCCGATCCTGCGGGAGCTGCACTCGCTGGGCATCACCCTCGCCGTCGACGACTTCGGGACCGGGTACTCGTCGCTGGCGTACCTGCGGCAGCTGCCGGTCGACCAGGTCAAGATCGACAAGAGCTTCGTCCTCGGCATGGGCACCGACCTCGGCGACCTGGCGGTCGTGCGGTCGATCGTCGAGCTGGGGCACTCGCTCGGGCTGACGGTGGTGGCCGAGGGCGTCGAGGAGGACGTGGCGCGCGACCAGCTCGAGGCGATGGGCTGTGACGTCGCCCAGGGCTACCTGATCTCGCGGCCGCTGCCGGAGGACCGGCTGGAGGCGTGGCTGCAGGCCCGGACGGCCCGCTCGCCGGGGCGGCACTCGGAGACCGTGCTGACCCTCCTGACCTGA
- a CDS encoding GntR family transcriptional regulator, giving the protein MLVQIDPSSTVPLFEQVAASLRRSLADGKPAPGQQLPPARELAAALEINVHTVLRAYALLRDEGLIDLRRRRGAVVIGGASNRARLAELAEDLVREAKRAGVGLDELTGVLKEKYS; this is encoded by the coding sequence ATGCTCGTTCAAATCGATCCGAGCTCCACCGTCCCGCTCTTCGAGCAGGTGGCCGCGTCGCTGCGCCGGTCCCTCGCCGACGGCAAGCCGGCTCCCGGCCAGCAGCTGCCCCCCGCCCGCGAACTGGCCGCGGCCCTCGAGATCAACGTCCACACCGTGCTGCGGGCGTACGCGCTGCTCCGCGACGAGGGCCTCATCGACCTGCGCCGCCGCCGGGGCGCCGTCGTCATCGGCGGCGCGTCGAACCGCGCGCGGCTGGCCGAGCTGGCCGAAGACCTGGTCCGCGAAGCGAAGCGCGCGGGCGTCGGCCTCGACGAGCTCACCGGGGTGTTGAAGGAGAAGTACTCATGA
- a CDS encoding TIGR03619 family F420-dependent LLM class oxidoreductase, with protein MTTTPRPAGAPMRLGLALPQYGALADPAAVPRFATAAEDLGFTSLWVGDRILAPRAPSDLYPGGGTPEHPYPKEFETFADPFTTLAAAAAVTRTARLGTSALTGPVYSPVLLARALASLDLACSGRLDVGFGLGWLREEYFATGVPWADRGLRLEELLDALEALWTGDPAEHEGPQWRIAPSTVGLRPAQQPRPPVLLGGFSPPALARVGRRADGWLAGWMPEQYLTGLWSVALDAAEQAGRDPGALRRVLRINPRPGTAVETAADVRPCLDVARELGISEVLVDLHYVAKNVDHALDLAGELVAS; from the coding sequence ATGACGACCACCCCCCGTCCGGCGGGGGCTCCGATGCGGCTCGGGCTCGCCCTCCCCCAGTACGGCGCGCTCGCCGATCCCGCGGCCGTGCCGCGTTTCGCGACGGCCGCGGAGGACCTCGGCTTCACCTCGCTGTGGGTGGGCGACCGGATCCTCGCGCCGCGGGCGCCATCGGACCTCTACCCGGGCGGCGGGACGCCGGAGCACCCGTACCCCAAGGAGTTCGAGACCTTCGCCGACCCGTTCACGACGCTGGCCGCCGCGGCGGCGGTGACCCGCACGGCCCGCCTCGGGACGAGCGCGCTGACCGGCCCGGTGTATTCCCCGGTGCTGCTCGCCAGGGCCCTGGCCTCGCTCGACCTGGCCTGCTCGGGCCGGCTGGACGTCGGCTTCGGCCTCGGCTGGCTGCGCGAGGAGTACTTCGCCACCGGCGTGCCGTGGGCGGACCGCGGCCTGCGGCTCGAAGAGCTGCTCGACGCGCTCGAAGCGCTGTGGACCGGCGACCCGGCCGAGCACGAGGGCCCGCAGTGGCGGATCGCGCCGTCGACGGTCGGCCTGCGCCCGGCGCAGCAGCCGCGCCCGCCGGTGCTGCTCGGCGGGTTCTCCCCGCCGGCGCTGGCCCGGGTGGGGCGCCGCGCGGACGGCTGGCTCGCCGGCTGGATGCCGGAGCAGTACCTGACCGGCCTCTGGTCGGTGGCGCTCGACGCGGCCGAGCAGGCGGGCCGCGACCCGGGTGCACTGCGCCGGGTGCTGCGGATCAACCCGCGGCCGGGCACCGCCGTCGAGACGGCCGCCGACGTCCGACCCTGCCTCGACGTGGCCCGTGAGCTGGGTATTTCCGAGGTGCTCGTCGACCTGCACTACGTCGCCAAGAACGTCGACCACGCCCTGGACCTCGCCGGCGAACTCGTCGCGAGCTGA
- the lon gene encoding endopeptidase La, producing MSDTRLLPVLPLDDDVVLPGMVVPLDLTDTETRAAVESAQAKAPSQASFPGIRSAAPAKAEVLIVPRVHGEYAEFGTVATVERIGRVPGGKAAVLLRGTTRAVVGRIADGPGAARWVHAEDAPETTDDRTAKLAAEYKAVVISILQQRGGWQLIDAVQQVEEPSAIADLSGNAPYLSTDQKLELLSALDVSARLEKALEWSKEHLAELEVTDTIRKDVAEGMEKQQKEFLLRRQLEAIRKELGELDGTADETDYRARVEAAELPDAVKKAALAEVDKLDRTSDQSPEGGWIRTWLDTVLELPWNERTEDVYDIAAARAILDADHAGLDDVKERIIEYLAVRKRRAESGLGPVGGRRSGAVLALAGPPGVGKTSLGESVAKAMGRKFVRVALGGIRDEAEIRGHRRTYVGALPGRIVRAIKEAGSMNPVVLLDEIDKVGADYRGDPTAALLEVLDPEQNHTFRDHYLEVELDLSDVVFLATANALETIPGPLLDRMELVTLDGYTEHEKVTIARDHLLPRELERAGLGAADVVLTDAAFSRIAAEYTREAGVRDANRTIAKVLRKIATKVALDEVSLPLSVDAGDLDTYLGRPRHIPESSLPASTQRTATPGVATGLAVTGAGGDVLYIEASLADEESGASGLQLTGQLGDVMKESVQIALSYLRSHGAELELPVGDLRNRGIHVHVPAGAVPKDGPSAGITMTTALASLLSGRVVRPDVAMTGEVSLTGRVLPIGGVKQKLLAAHRAGMKTVIIPQRNEPDLDDVPAEVLSQLDVHAVANVREVLDLALTPASTPVPQAA from the coding sequence ATGTCCGACACCCGCCTCCTGCCCGTGCTCCCGCTCGATGACGACGTCGTGCTGCCGGGCATGGTCGTCCCGCTCGACCTGACCGACACCGAGACGCGGGCAGCGGTGGAGTCCGCCCAGGCCAAGGCGCCGAGCCAGGCGTCGTTCCCCGGCATCCGGTCCGCCGCGCCCGCCAAGGCCGAGGTGCTGATCGTCCCGCGCGTCCACGGCGAGTACGCCGAGTTCGGCACCGTCGCCACGGTCGAGCGCATCGGCCGCGTGCCCGGCGGCAAGGCCGCCGTGCTGCTGCGCGGCACCACCCGCGCGGTCGTCGGCCGAATCGCCGACGGTCCTGGCGCCGCCCGCTGGGTGCACGCCGAGGACGCCCCCGAAACCACCGACGACCGGACGGCCAAGCTCGCGGCCGAGTACAAGGCCGTCGTCATCTCGATCCTCCAGCAGCGCGGCGGCTGGCAGCTGATCGACGCCGTCCAGCAGGTCGAAGAGCCGTCCGCGATCGCCGACCTGTCCGGCAACGCGCCGTACCTGTCGACCGACCAGAAGCTCGAGCTGCTGTCCGCTTTGGACGTCAGCGCCCGGCTGGAGAAGGCCCTCGAGTGGAGCAAGGAGCACCTCGCCGAGCTCGAGGTGACCGACACGATCCGCAAGGACGTCGCCGAGGGCATGGAGAAGCAGCAGAAGGAGTTCCTGCTGCGCCGCCAGCTCGAGGCCATCCGCAAGGAGCTCGGCGAGCTCGACGGCACCGCGGACGAGACGGACTACCGCGCCCGCGTGGAAGCCGCCGAACTGCCCGACGCCGTCAAGAAGGCCGCACTGGCCGAAGTGGACAAACTGGACCGCACGTCCGACCAGTCCCCCGAGGGCGGCTGGATCCGCACCTGGCTGGACACCGTCCTGGAGCTGCCCTGGAACGAGCGCACCGAGGACGTGTACGACATCGCGGCGGCACGGGCCATTTTGGACGCCGACCACGCGGGCCTCGACGACGTCAAGGAACGCATCATCGAGTACTTGGCCGTCCGGAAGCGCCGTGCGGAAAGCGGTCTCGGCCCGGTCGGCGGACGGCGGTCCGGTGCGGTGCTGGCCCTCGCGGGCCCTCCCGGAGTCGGCAAGACGTCGCTGGGTGAGTCCGTCGCGAAGGCCATGGGCCGCAAGTTCGTCCGCGTCGCCCTGGGCGGCATCCGCGACGAGGCGGAGATCCGCGGCCACCGCCGCACGTACGTCGGCGCGCTGCCCGGCCGGATCGTCCGCGCCATCAAGGAAGCCGGCTCGATGAACCCGGTGGTGCTGCTCGACGAGATCGACAAGGTCGGCGCCGACTACCGCGGCGACCCGACCGCGGCGCTGCTCGAAGTGCTGGACCCGGAGCAGAACCACACGTTCCGCGACCACTACCTCGAGGTCGAGCTGGACCTGTCCGACGTCGTGTTCCTGGCGACGGCCAACGCGCTGGAGACGATCCCCGGCCCGCTGCTGGACCGCATGGAGCTCGTCACGCTGGACGGCTACACCGAGCACGAGAAGGTCACCATCGCCCGCGACCACCTGCTCCCCCGCGAGCTGGAGCGCGCCGGCCTGGGCGCTGCGGACGTGGTGCTGACGGACGCGGCGTTCAGCCGGATCGCCGCCGAGTACACCCGCGAGGCGGGCGTGCGCGACGCGAACCGGACGATCGCCAAGGTGCTGCGGAAGATCGCGACGAAGGTGGCACTGGACGAGGTTTCGCTGCCGCTGTCCGTCGACGCCGGTGACCTGGACACCTACCTGGGCCGCCCGCGGCACATCCCGGAGTCGTCGCTGCCGGCGTCGACCCAGCGCACGGCAACCCCGGGCGTGGCAACGGGCTTGGCGGTGACCGGCGCGGGCGGCGACGTCCTGTACATCGAGGCGTCGCTGGCGGACGAGGAGTCCGGCGCGTCGGGCCTGCAGCTGACCGGCCAGCTCGGCGACGTGATGAAGGAGTCGGTGCAGATCGCGCTGTCGTACCTCAGGTCGCACGGCGCGGAGCTGGAGCTGCCGGTGGGCGACCTCCGCAACCGCGGCATCCACGTCCACGTCCCGGCGGGCGCGGTCCCGAAGGACGGCCCGTCGGCGGGCATCACGATGACGACGGCGCTGGCGTCCCTGCTGTCGGGCCGCGTGGTCCGGCCGGACGTGGCGATGACGGGCGAGGTGTCCCTGACCGGCCGGGTCCTCCCGATCGGCGGCGTGAAGCAGAAGCTCCTGGCCGCGCACCGCGCGGGGATGAAGACGGTGATCATCCCCCAGCGCAACGAGCCGGACCTCGACGACGTCCCGGCCGAGGTGCTTTCGCAGCTGGACGTCCACGCGGTGGCGAACGTCCGCGAGGTCCTGGACCTCGCCCTGACCCCGGCTTCGACGCCGGTTCCCCAGGCGGCGTAA